The genomic segment CGGTCCAGACGACAGCCTCGCTCTGGCCGCACTGCGTCTTGCCGAGGAAAACCGGTCGGCGCTTTACTCAGTCAATCTCGAGACTGGCGCCGTGACGCTGCTAGGAACGATCGGTGCCTCAGGATCTGATCCGGTCGGGTCGATCACGGTGCGCTTCGAGTAACGTTTTGCTCTGAAGCGTACGTGGTATCTGAAAGCCGACGGTACTTCACCGTCGGCTTTTTTTGTGCCCTGAGGATGTCTGGTGTCGAGCTGATGGCGTGGTGCATCTTCACCAGAAGCGATTTGTGCATCCGGGATTGTTCCGGCCCCGTTACAGCTAGTTAAGTTGCACAAGCGGTAGCTGATCAGCAGCACTCATCCAAAAACGGAGTACGACATGAAATTGAGTGATTCAACCGGCCCTGGAAAATTCATCTCACGACCGAAAGTGGGCATCCTTGGCGCCTCGATCCTGACTCTGGCCGCGCTGGCCGCTTGTTCAAGCGACAATAGCCGTTCTCCGCTGGTACCGGTGGACTTCGACGGTCAGGGGGTATTCGGTATACGTGGGTCCGCTGAGTTGATCCGGTTCAGTGTCGAAGCCCCTGAGACGGTTGAGTCGCTGGGAACGGTCAGTAGTCTGGGGACGGGTGAGTCGATAGTCGGTCTCGACTTCCGGCCCGCAGATGGCAACCTGCATGCGCTCACCAGCGCCGGACGTTCGCTGCTGATTGACCCAGAGACCGCCATGGCCACCGAGCTCCAGGCGATCATGGGCGACGGCACGATGCTCACCGCGAACCGAATCGGCGTCGACTTCAATCCCGCTGCCAACGCCCTTCGTATCATCGGAGATGACGGCAAGAATCTGCGGGTGCCCACGGCGGCGCTCGTCAATCCGCCATCAATGGACGTGAGTACGCTGGTTGATGGCTTGATGGGTTATCGCCAAGGTGTGACGGCTGCGGCGTACACGAACGCAGAGGTCGATCTCGACGGTACGGTGCTTTACGTCATCGATACTGAGAATGATCGCCTTTACACCCAGGACGCCAACCTCGGGCCGATGACGGTGGTGGGCGACTTGGGGGTCGATGCCACCGGCGCCAACGGTTACGACATCTACTACTCGGCGGCCGACATGGTGAACGAGCATTACGCGGCGCTGACGGTGGATGGCGAAAGTGGCCTCTACACCATCGACCCCGCCACCGGTGAGGCAAGTCTGCTGGGCGCGCTGCGCGGGGACAACTACGTCGCGGTTGTCGTGTCACGAGATGCTGACAGCCCTGCTGCGCAGCGCGAAGTGGCGGCCGTGGCGTCGGGTGCGACTGCCGACACGCTGGAGCCTTACACGCTGACCCTGGGATCCACGCCGGCGCTGGTCGACAGCGGTGAATCGCTGACCTTCAACGGCCTCATGGAGAGCGAGCGCCTTGTCGGCTTGGATATCCGCACGACATCGCTGGAAGTAGGTAAGGACACCGGCTACGCGTTGACCAGCGAGAGCCGGGTGGTTGCAGTGACCGACAGTGAGACAGACCCGACGGTTCTCGATCTGACCGAGGCCGTGACCCTGTCTGTGCCGCTCAACGGCAGTGAGTTCGGCGTCGACTTCAACCCCCGCGCTGATCTGCTGCGCATCGTGAGCGATACGGCGCAAAACCTGCGTGTGAACTTGCAAGCCGACCGTGTGCTCGCTGAAGAAGCGCGTGCCGCAGGCTTCGCCTTTGTCGACGGAACGCCGAGGGTGACCTCCACTGCGCCGCAGGTGGTGGCCACCGCCTATCGTGCGAGCAATCCCGGCATGGGCAATTTCCAGTACGCGCTGGACGCGCGCGACAGCTCACTGGCACGGGTTGCGGTGCCCAATGATGGTGCGCTGGTGCGCGTTGGTGCGCTGGGCGTCAGCTTGCCGCCCAACGGCGAAGACGCCGCCGAGCAGAGCCTCGACATTGCCACTTCGGGCGGTACCGAGTTGGGTCTCGCCGCGTTGCAGACGTCGGGTGCCGCGTTGTCGACGCTCTACGTTGTCGACCTCGAAACTGGCGCGGCGACTGCCGTGGGTCCCATCGGGGACGAGGGTGTTGTGAGTGCAATCACCGTTGAGATCGTGACGCCGTAGCTTTGTGATGCAAGGTCGCAGAAAAAGGTCAGCCCTCGGGCTGGCCTTTTTTGTGGACGCCACCGCTGACGGTCAGAGCCGAAACTGCTCGCCGAGATACACCTTGCGAACCGTCTCGTTACTCAATAGCGCATCGGGTACGCCCTCGGCGATCACCCTTCCTTCGGCAAGGATGTACGCGCGCTCGCACAGCGACAGTGTTTCACGCACGTTGTGGTCGGTGATCAACACGCCGATACCGCGGTCGCGCAGGTGGTGGACGATGTTCTGTATGTCGCCCACCGCGATAGGGTCGACGCCCGCAAACGGCTCGTCCAGCAGAATGAAGCGTGGGTTGGCGGCCAGCGCCCGGGCGATCTCGGCGCGGCGGCGCTCACCGCCCGACAGCGCTTGCCCCTGGGCATCGCGAATATGGTCGATGTGCAGCTCGCCGAGTAACCGGTCGAGCTCTTTCTGACGCGCGGCGCCGTCAAGATCGGCGCGGGTTTCGAGAATTGCCAGCACGTTGTCCTGCACCGACATCGACCGAAAAATGCTGGCCTCTTGTGGCAGGTAGCCAATGCCGCGACGGGCCCGCGCGTGCATCGGCATCTTCGTCAGGTTTTCGCCGTCGAGAACGATCTCACCCTCGTCGGCGGGCACCAAGCCCACGACCATGTAGAACGATGTGGTCTTGCCGGCACCATTCGGGCCGAGCAAGCCAACGATTTCACCGGCGCGGACTTCGATGGACACGTCATGCACCACGGTGCGCTGCTTGTAGCGCTTGACCAAATTACGCGCCGCGAGGACTGATGCCTCCGTCATGGCGTCGACTCCGGCGCAGGCGCGTCGTCCGCTTCGGTCTCGGCGGGTTCCGGTACAGGGTCGTCGTCCATGGCGTCGTCGCCATCGCGCAGGCGGCTGTTGTCGATGATGATACGAACCTGGTCGTCGTCATCGGCTGCGCGCCGCGCCTGCACCTGTCGTGCGGTCACGTTGTAGCGAATGGTCCGTCCCTCGACGCGGTCCTTGCCGCGGTCCAGGCGGGCGTCGCCGGTCAGCTCGATCCACTGGCTGGCGGCGTCGTAGGTGAGTTGTTGGGCCTGTGCCGAGACGCGGCCGTCGATGCGGGCATCATCCTGATCGAGGCGGGCCGGTTGGCCATCCACCCGCACGAAGATGCCGTCGGCACGCTGTTCGAGTTGCAGTTGATCGCCGACCAAGGTGAAGCCTTCGGCGGTCATTTTGACGTTGCCGCGATAGTCCATGCGCTGCTCGTCGTTCCAGTCCACCTCATCGGCGGTGACGGTGATGGGCCCGGTCAAGGTCGGCGGCGCGCCCTGGGCCTGCGCGCCCGGCGCGAAGGCGGCCAACAGCAACAGGGCTGCCGCCGGCAACCCCCTGTCTTTCGCCCTAGCCCTGAGGTTCAGTGAAACGCACATTGACATCTCCTCGTAACCGAACCGAGCGGCCGGCCCAATCGCCCTCGAAACCCTGGGCGCGCGCTTCCGAGCCACGGTCGATCCAGGTCACGGCCTCGTCACTGGACAGCTGCTCTTGATCTCTGTCGACCCAGACGGTCACCGCTTCAAGCGTGGCGGGCGCGGCGCCATTGCGCTGCAGCGTGCCGGTGACCGGCGCGTCGAGCCGCAAGCGCGCGTCCTCACTGGCCTGGTGGCCGGATGGCGACTGCAATGACCACACATCATCGCCGCCCAGTTGATCAATGCGCAGTGCTTTGAGCCGCTTCTCGCCACCCGAAAAACCCTGCAGTTGGTCAGCCGAGGCCGACATGGCGACGTCGCCATCGGTGTCGAAGCGCTGCCACGTCGCGCCCTCAGCGACGTACTGCGGCGAACTTCCGACGCGTCTTTCAGCGTCGCCTGTCTCTTGATCGCCGGGCAGGTTGCGCAGGATCAGCAGTCCCACGGCGAGTGCTGCGATCAATTGCAGGGCACGAATCATGGTGTGGCCTTTGCCGCCAACAGCAGGTCGATGACGTCGCGCACGGCCCCGCGTCCGCCATCATGGGTGCTGACGAAATGCGCTGCCTTGCGTGCGGCATCGTGGGCATCCGCCGGCGCGCAGGCCAGACCGACGTGCTCGAACAATGCGACGTCCGGCAGGTCATCGCCCACGTGCGCGCACTCGACGTCACTGAGACCCAGCCGGTCGCGAATATCGCGGTATGCGGGCAGCTTGTCTTCGCGGTCCAGCACGATGTTCTGCACCCCGAGGAATTGCAGGCGCGTCCGCATCGACTCGGACGGTCGGCCTGAGATCACGGCGATCTGGTAACCCGCCTTCAGCCACAGGCGGATGCCGTAACCGTCGCGCACATAGTTGCTTTTGGTCTCTTCAAAGTTGGGGCCGATGTACAGGTTGCCGTCGGTCAGCACGCCATCGATGTCCAGAAACAGGCATTTGATTTTCGCCGCACGGGTCATCAGGTCCGGGCTGGTCTTGACTGAGGTCATACCACCCCTGCACGCAGTAATTCGTGCATGTGCACGATGCCGGCCAGATGTTGCCGCGCGTCGAGCACCAGCAGCGCCATGACCTTGTGCTGCTCCATTTTCGCGACCGCTTCAGCCGCCAACGCATTGGCGTCAATGGATTTGCCGCCCGGCGTCATGACCTCGCGGATGGTCAGGGTTCGCAGGTCACGGTCCAGATCAAGGACTCTGCGCAGGTCACCGTCGGTGAACAAACCGGTCACCGTTTCGTCCCTGTTTTGGACCACGACCATGCCCAGACCTTTTTGTGTCATGACCATCAGCGCATCGCGCAGCGGCACGTCGGCGGTCACGACCGGCAGGCGGTCGCCGTGGTGCATCACGTCGGCCACTTTGAGCAGCAATCGGCGCCCCAACGCGCCGCCCGGATGCGACATTGCAAAGTCTTCAGGCTTGAACCCGCGCGCGTCCAGTAGCGCCACGGCCAGCGCGTCACCCATCGCCAGGGTCGCGGTGGTCGAGGCGGTGGGTGCCAAATTGAGGGGGCAGGCTTCCATCGCCACCGACACGTCGAGGTGCACGTCTGCCGTATTGGCCAGGGTCGAGCCGGGTTTGCCGGTCATCGCCACCAGCGGCACCTGCATGCGCTTGAACAGCGGCAGCAGGGTGACGATTTCAGCCGTTTCGCCGGAGTTGCTCATCGCCAGCACCACGTCATCGCGGGTGATCATGCCCAGGTCGCCGTGGCTGGCTTCACCGGGATGCACGAAGAACGCCGGGGTGCCGGTCGAGGCCAGGGTGGCGGCAATCTTGCAGCCGATGTGGCCGCTTTTGCCCATGCCGGTCACGACCACGCGACCCTTGCAGGCCAGCAGGATGTCGCAGGCTCGGGCGAAGGCAGGATCGATGCGGTCAATCAAGGCATTCAGCGCGTCGCGCTCGATTTCGAGTGCGCGACGGCCCAAGGCCACCAACGAGGCATCGCTCATGTGGAAGTGCTCGTCATGATCAGGTAGGCGGTATACACAATGTAGGACGTTATGAGCACACCCCCTTCCACGCGATTAACGCGCGGCTGCCGGTTGCCGAATCCCCAGGCAAAGAGGAACAACAGTAGCGTGACACCGATCATCACCGGCAGGTCGCGGCCGACCATGCCGTCGGGCACGAGACCGGGCGCGATCCACGCCGGCGCCTGCATGATCGCCAGCAGATTGAACAGGTTTGAGCCGAGGATATTGCCCAGTGCGATGTCGTTTTCGCCTTTCATGATGCCGGCGACGCTGGCCGCAAGTTCCGGCAGGCTGGTGCCGATGGCGACCACGGTGAGCCCGATCACCAGGTCGGACACGCCAAATTGAGCGGCGATCTGCGTCGCGCCCCAGACCAGCGACTGCGAACTGACGACCAGCAGCAGCAGGCCGATCACGATCCACAGCGTCGCTTTGCCGGTGGGCAGTTTGTCGGGAATGGCATCGCCTTCGATCACCATCGGCGCTTCGCCGCGCTTGGCGCTGTAGACCATCCATGACAGAAAGCCGATGAGCCCGACGAGCAGCATCGCGCCGTCACGATAGGTCAGCCAGCCATCGAGACACATCAGATACACCGCGATGCTGACGCCCAGCACCATGGGAATCTCGACCTTGAGCACGCCGCGTTGAACGGTAAACGGCTTGAGCAGCGCCACCGCACCGAGAATCAGCGCCGTGTTGGCCAGGTTCGAGCCGATGGCGTTGCCCATCGAGATGCCGGGGCTGCCCTGGAAGGCGGCAATGATCGACACCACCAGCTCGGGCGCCGAGGTGCCGAAACCGACAATCACCATGCCGACGATCAGCGGCGAGATGCCCATGGTGCGCGCCAGTCCGGCGCTGCCGTAGATGAAGCGGTCGGCAGACCAGACCAGCAAAGCCAAACCCACGATCACGGCGGCCCAGGACAGGAGCATGAACAGTCAATGTTGAAGACGGATGCGCATTGTAGGCGGCGACGGCGCCAGACTTCGGTTTCAGTTTTGGCGTCGCCAACCCGCCGCGAAGAAGCCGTCGGTCTGGTGCCGGTGTGGCCACAGCCTGAGTTGCACTGCGTCGCCGCCCTCGGGCAATTTCAGTGGGCAGGGACTGAAGTCGGGGTGGACATCGGCAAAGGCCGCCACCACCGCTTCGTTCTCGGCCATCAGCACGCTGCAGGTGGCGTAGACCAACCAGCCGCCGGGCGCCACGAAGCGCGCGGCACCGGCCAGCACTTGGCCTTGCAGTTCGACCAACGCGGCGAGATCGGGTGTGTCGAGTCGTCGTTCCGGCGCGCGTCGCAGGCTGCCAGTGCCCGAACACGGCGCATCGACCAGCACGCCGTCAAACCGCCTTTCGCGCTCGGGCGGGAAGGGCAGCACCTGAATCATCGCGCCCGCGTGCTCGGCGCGGGGCATCAGTCTTTTCAGTCGCGCCGCATCAAAGTCGGTTGCGGCGACTGAACCGCCCTCGTCTAGCAGCGCGGCCATGGCCAGCGCTTTGCCGCCCGCGCCGGCGCAGTAATCGAGCACCGATTCATGCGCCTGCAGCGGCAGACAGTGAACCAGCCACTGGCTGCCCTCGTCCTGCGGCGTAATGGCGCCGCTGCGCAGCAGTGGGTCGCCATTGGGCAGGCGCCGGGACAGGCGAACCCCGTCGGGTGACCACGGCGTGGGCGCGGCGTCAATGCTGCGCGCCGCAAGGTCGGCCAGTACGGCATCGCGCGTTGCCAGCAAGCGGTTCACACGAAAGTCCACGGTGCCCGGCTGGTTGAGCGCCGCCGCCGCCGCCCGCCATTCCGCCTCGGGCAAGGTGCGGGCGAAATCAGTCGCCATGACCTCGGGTAGGTTGGCGCGGATGGACCAGGGCTCGGCGGCGGTCTCGACCAACTTGGTGAGCAGCGCGGCCGAATCGTCAATGCCCAAATGTTCCAACGTGGCAGCGTCGCACTCGAAATGGTCGTGCAACACCGCGCCAATCAGCGCGTTGGGGTTTTGGCCGAGCCGCGCGGTCAGCCGCCGCCAGTCGCGCAAGACGCCGTAGATCAGGGCGCTGAGATGGGCACGGTCGCGGCCACCCATCTGTTTGTGGGCGCGAAAGTGCGCGGCAAGAATGGCGTCGGCCGGAGTCTCGCGGGCCATCACCGTGCCGAGCAGGGCGATGGCCTGCCGTACCTGCGTGGGGTGGGGCGCCTTCATCCCTTGATCGCGGCGTAGGCGGTCAAGGCGCGTTCGCGACCCACCTTCAAATCGATAATGGGGCGGTAGTCGGCCGGCGGCACTGCCGCGGTCCACGGCGCGTGGAGGGCCTTGGGCGGCAGCGAGCTGACTTCTGGCACCCAGCGTTTCAGGTAGACGCCATCGGCATCGAATTTCTCACTCTGCAACTGCGGGTTGAAGACGCGAAAGTAAGGTGCCGCATCGGCGCCGCAGCCGGCAGCCCACTGCCAGCCCAGGGTGTTGCTGGCCAGACTGGCATCGACCAGCGTGTCCCAGAACCAGCGCGCGCCCTCTTGCCAGGGAATCAGTAAGTGCTTGGTGAGCAGGCTGGCGACAATCATCCGCACGCGGTTGTGCATCCAGCCGGTGGTCCACAGCTCGCGCATGCCGGCATCGACGATGGGAATACCGGTGTGGCCGCGCTGCCAGGCGCGCAGGTCGTCGGCGTAGTCGTCGGGTTTGCGCCACGGAAAGCGGCCGAACTTGTCCTGGTAGAGCGCCTGATCCGGCGTCTGCGGGAAGTGATAAAGCAGGTGATGGGCAAACTCGCGCCAGCCAAGTTCGCGGATGAAGTGAATGGCCTGGGCACTCACCGGCCCCTGCCGACGTATCGCCGCGAGCGCCTGCTGCGGGCTGATTTCACCAAAGTGCAGGTGCGGTGACAGGCTTGACGTACCCGCTTCGGCGGGCAGGTCGCGGCGGGCCTTGTATTGGTTCACCGGCCCTTCGGCAAACTCGACAAGCCGGTCCAGCGCACCGGCCTCGCCCGGCGTCCAGCGCTCGGGGAACGCCGCCGCCCACGGCAGCGTCGGCAACAGGTCCAGGTCATCAAGCGTCAGCGACGTGATCGATGCGCCGCCCCAGTCGCCCTTGGGAATGGCCGATGGGTCGCGTGCGTCTTGCAGACGCGGTTCGCCGTTGCGCCAGAACGGTGAGAACACCTTGTACGGATTGTCGGACTGGGTCTGCAGCGCCCAGGGCTCGAACAACAGCGCGCTATTGTGGCTTTGCGCGGCAATGCCCTCGGCCTTCAGCGCCGACTTGATGGCGGCGTCACGTTCGCGTAGGGCCGGTTCGTAAAGCCGATTCCAATACACCGCTTGAGCGCCGGTTTCATTGATCAGCCCACGCAGCGTCGCCAGACTCTCGCCGCGCCGGATGATCAGCCGTCCGCCGCGCTCGGCGATGGCCTTCTCAAGTGCGGCAAGGCTGTGATGCCGCCACCAGTCGCTGGCCCCGCCCGGTTGCCACGGCGCTTCCTCGTCCGGGGCGTGCACATACACCGCAATCACCCGCTCAGCCGACCGCATGGCGGCCACCAACGCAGGGTTGTCGTGCAGGCGAAAGTCGCGGCGAAACCAGATGAGGGCGGTGTGTGACATCAGCCAAGGCTCGAACAGGGGCCAACGACTATAGAGAGCGCCAGCGCTTGTGACCACGCGCCGAGTCGTCGGCGACCGATCCACTCGGGCGTCATTACATTGCCTTTTTCAATGGATCGATGCCCGATGCCGATGGTATTCGAAGCTTCACTGAACTGAAGCGGTTCCGAAATCACCCCCGATCAGCATGGCCACCGTTCTCCGGCGCGGCAGTGCGGCCATTCAGTCGCCCTGCGCCGGGTCATCCGAGATGGCTCATTCAACACAGGGGATTGATGGTGAAAACGACTATGACGTGGACGCGTGTGCGTCCGGCAATTCTGGGCCGTGCCATAGGGTGCTGCCTGATGCTCCCACTGGGATATTCGGTCGCGTCCAGTGAGGACCGCGCGGCGGCTGATGCGGCCATCGCCGACATCGACCAGATGTTTGTCCAGGCGCCTGCACCCACCGCCACAGCGGCGCCAACGGCGCCGACCCGCACCGAAGCAGAACGCCAGGACACCATTGAAGTACTCGGGCAGAAGCGCAGCAGCGAAATCGCGCTGGAGCAGGTGCAGTTCGGCAACCAGGTGCAGACGGTCACCGCCGAAGAAATTGCCGGCGGCGGTTACACCAACTTCGCCGAAATCTCCCAAGGCCTGATCAAGGGCGCCAACATTGGCTACTCACCCGATGAGGGCGAATACACCATCCGGCTCGACGGCGGGGGTGATCGCGATACGCTGGTCACCCTCGACGGCATGCCGCTGTACGACCGGGGCCCGGGCGTCGAGGACATCTGGGGCGCCACGCTTATCGACCCGCACATGATCGAAACGGTCGAGGTCTTTCGCGGCGGGCAGAGCCTGTATTTCGGCTCGAATGCCGGCATCGGTCTGGTCAACGTGGTCACCAAAAAGCCCGACGGCACGACCAAGGGCGA from the Polycyclovorans algicola TG408 genome contains:
- a CDS encoding DUF4394 domain-containing protein is translated as MIRFSVEAPETVESLGTVSSLGTGESIVGLDFRPADGNLHALTSAGRSLLIDPETAMATELQAIMGDGTMLTANRIGVDFNPAANALRIIGDDGKNLRVPTAALVNPPSMDVSTLVDGLMGYRQGVTAAAYTNAEVDLDGTVLYVIDTENDRLYTQDANLGPMTVVGDLGVDATGANGYDIYYSAADMVNEHYAALTVDGESGLYTIDPATGEASLLGALRGDNYVAVVVSRDADSPAAQREVAAVASGATADTLEPYTLTLGSTPALVDSGESLTFNGLMESERLVGLDIRTTSLEVGKDTGYALTSESRVVAVTDSETDPTVLDLTEAVTLSVPLNGSEFGVDFNPRADLLRIVSDTAQNLRVNLQADRVLAEEARAAGFAFVDGTPRVTSTAPQVVATAYRASNPGMGNFQYALDARDSSLARVAVPNDGALVRVGALGVSLPPNGEDAAEQSLDIATSGGTELGLAALQTSGAALSTLYVVDLETGAATAVGPIGDEGVVSAITVEIVTP
- the lptB gene encoding LPS export ABC transporter ATP-binding protein gives rise to the protein MTEASVLAARNLVKRYKQRTVVHDVSIEVRAGEIVGLLGPNGAGKTTSFYMVVGLVPADEGEIVLDGENLTKMPMHARARRGIGYLPQEASIFRSMSVQDNVLAILETRADLDGAARQKELDRLLGELHIDHIRDAQGQALSGGERRRAEIARALAANPRFILLDEPFAGVDPIAVGDIQNIVHHLRDRGIGVLITDHNVRETLSLCERAYILAEGRVIAEGVPDALLSNETVRKVYLGEQFRL
- the lptA gene encoding lipopolysaccharide transport periplasmic protein LptA gives rise to the protein MPAAALLLLAAFAPGAQAQGAPPTLTGPITVTADEVDWNDEQRMDYRGNVKMTAEGFTLVGDQLQLEQRADGIFVRVDGQPARLDQDDARIDGRVSAQAQQLTYDAASQWIELTGDARLDRGKDRVEGRTIRYNVTARQVQARRAADDDDQVRIIIDNSRLRDGDDAMDDDPVPEPAETEADDAPAPESTP
- the lptC gene encoding LPS export ABC transporter periplasmic protein LptC, whose translation is MIRALQLIAALAVGLLILRNLPGDQETGDAERRVGSSPQYVAEGATWQRFDTDGDVAMSASADQLQGFSGGEKRLKALRIDQLGGDDVWSLQSPSGHQASEDARLRLDAPVTGTLQRNGAAPATLEAVTVWVDRDQEQLSSDEAVTWIDRGSEARAQGFEGDWAGRSVRLRGDVNVRFTEPQG
- a CDS encoding KdsC family phosphatase gives rise to the protein MTSVKTSPDLMTRAAKIKCLFLDIDGVLTDGNLYIGPNFEETKSNYVRDGYGIRLWLKAGYQIAVISGRPSESMRTRLQFLGVQNIVLDREDKLPAYRDIRDRLGLSDVECAHVGDDLPDVALFEHVGLACAPADAHDAARKAAHFVSTHDGGRGAVRDVIDLLLAAKATP
- a CDS encoding KpsF/GutQ family sugar-phosphate isomerase translates to MSDASLVALGRRALEIERDALNALIDRIDPAFARACDILLACKGRVVVTGMGKSGHIGCKIAATLASTGTPAFFVHPGEASHGDLGMITRDDVVLAMSNSGETAEIVTLLPLFKRMQVPLVAMTGKPGSTLANTADVHLDVSVAMEACPLNLAPTASTTATLAMGDALAVALLDARGFKPEDFAMSHPGGALGRRLLLKVADVMHHGDRLPVVTADVPLRDALMVMTQKGLGMVVVQNRDETVTGLFTDGDLRRVLDLDRDLRTLTIREVMTPGGKSIDANALAAEAVAKMEQHKVMALLVLDARQHLAGIVHMHELLRAGVV
- a CDS encoding calcium/sodium antiporter gives rise to the protein MLLSWAAVIVGLALLVWSADRFIYGSAGLARTMGISPLIVGMVIVGFGTSAPELVVSIIAAFQGSPGISMGNAIGSNLANTALILGAVALLKPFTVQRGVLKVEIPMVLGVSIAVYLMCLDGWLTYRDGAMLLVGLIGFLSWMVYSAKRGEAPMVIEGDAIPDKLPTGKATLWIVIGLLLLVVSSQSLVWGATQIAAQFGVSDLVIGLTVVAIGTSLPELAASVAGIMKGENDIALGNILGSNLFNLLAIMQAPAWIAPGLVPDGMVGRDLPVMIGVTLLLFLFAWGFGNRQPRVNRVEGGVLITSYIVYTAYLIMTSTST
- a CDS encoding RsmB/NOP family class I SAM-dependent RNA methyltransferase encodes the protein MKAPHPTQVRQAIALLGTVMARETPADAILAAHFRAHKQMGGRDRAHLSALIYGVLRDWRRLTARLGQNPNALIGAVLHDHFECDAATLEHLGIDDSAALLTKLVETAAEPWSIRANLPEVMATDFARTLPEAEWRAAAAALNQPGTVDFRVNRLLATRDAVLADLAARSIDAAPTPWSPDGVRLSRRLPNGDPLLRSGAITPQDEGSQWLVHCLPLQAHESVLDYCAGAGGKALAMAALLDEGGSVAATDFDAARLKRLMPRAEHAGAMIQVLPFPPERERRFDGVLVDAPCSGTGSLRRAPERRLDTPDLAALVELQGQVLAGAARFVAPGGWLVYATCSVLMAENEAVVAAFADVHPDFSPCPLKLPEGGDAVQLRLWPHRHQTDGFFAAGWRRQN
- a CDS encoding cryptochrome/photolyase family protein, with the translated sequence MSHTALIWFRRDFRLHDNPALVAAMRSAERVIAVYVHAPDEEAPWQPGGASDWWRHHSLAALEKAIAERGGRLIIRRGESLATLRGLINETGAQAVYWNRLYEPALRERDAAIKSALKAEGIAAQSHNSALLFEPWALQTQSDNPYKVFSPFWRNGEPRLQDARDPSAIPKGDWGGASITSLTLDDLDLLPTLPWAAAFPERWTPGEAGALDRLVEFAEGPVNQYKARRDLPAEAGTSSLSPHLHFGEISPQQALAAIRRQGPVSAQAIHFIRELGWREFAHHLLYHFPQTPDQALYQDKFGRFPWRKPDDYADDLRAWQRGHTGIPIVDAGMRELWTTGWMHNRVRMIVASLLTKHLLIPWQEGARWFWDTLVDASLASNTLGWQWAAGCGADAAPYFRVFNPQLQSEKFDADGVYLKRWVPEVSSLPPKALHAPWTAAVPPADYRPIIDLKVGRERALTAYAAIKG